The segment CTACTTCTGCGGCCGTGCTGGCAATGGCTTTTCTGGCTTCCTGCGGTGGCAAGCAAGACCCGGCCGCCGAGCTGGCTAAGCTGAAAAAAGAGCAGGCCGCCAACCAGGCCAAAATTACCGAACTGGAAGCCAAAGCCGGGGCCAGCGGCGCCGATAAGACGGAAGTAAAATCGACGCCCGTTAGCGTTATCAAAGTGGCGCCCGAGAGCTTCAAGAGCTACCTCGAAGTGCAGGGCCGCGTTGATTTCGACGAAAATGCCAACGTGTCGCCCCGCGTGCCGGGCGTGCTGACCAGCATCCGGGTGCAGCGTGGTGACCGGGTCGGCAAAGGCCAGGTGCTGGCCACCCAGGACGCCTCGGTGCTCGAGTCGGGCATTGCCGAGCTGCGCACCCGCCTCGATCTGGCCCGCATCGTGTACGAAAAGCAGGACCGCCTCTGGAAACAGCAGATCGGTACCGAAATTCAGTACCTGCAGGCCAAAAACAATTACGACGCGCTGCAGCGCAGCCTGGCGACCCAGCAGCGGCAGCGGGCCCAGTACAACGTGGTAGCGCCCTTTAGCGGCGTCGTCGACGATGTGCCGGCCAAAGTAGGGGAGAACGGTGCCCCCGGCGTGCCGGTGGTGCGCCTGCTCAGCGGCAGCGGCGGCAAAATCATTGCCGACATCTCCGAAGCCTACGCCAACCAGATCAAAGTCGGCGACCAGGCCCTGATCAACATCGGTGACCTGGGCCGGGAAGACGTGCCGGCTTCGGTGCGCGTGGTCAGCCGCACGATTAACCCCACGAGCCGCACCTTCTCGGTGGAATTCCGGTTGAATAAGGCCGTGCCCGAGCTGCGCCCCAACATGGTAGCCACCGTGCGCATCCAGAACTACACCCGCGCCAACGCCATGGTATTGCCCGTGGACCTGGTGCAGAAGGATGAACAAAACAGCTACGTGTTTGTGGTCGAGCAGAAGGACGGCCAGAAAGTGGCCGGCAAGCGCGTCATCAAGACCGGCGCTACTTACAACGGTAAAATTGAAGTGACCCAGGGCCTGACGGCCAACGACCAGGTGATTTCCGCCGGGTATCAGAATCTGAACGAAGGACAGGTAGTAAACCTGTAACGCCCCGGGAGGCGGGCCGGCTGCCCGCCCCCGGTGCCCCTAGCATTATCCTACCACATTTAACTGCCCATCCGCCATGCAGGACGTGGAAAAAGAGTTCGGACCAACCAGTTGGTCCATCAATAATAAAACGAGTATCTACATCATCACGGTGCTGCTGTGCGTGGCGGGGATTTTTGCCTACATCAAGCTGGGCAAGGAGAAATTCCCCGACATCGTCATTCCCCGCATCATCGTGGCCACGGTGTACCCCGGCACCTCGCCGGCCGACATCGAAAACCTGGTGACCCGCCAGCTCGAGAAAGAAATCAAGAGCGTGAACGGGGTGAAGAAAATCAACTCCACCTCCAACCAGGACTATTGCATTCTGGACGTCGAGTTTAACTCCGGCGTGGACGTGCAGTACGCCAAGCAGCTCATCAAGGACGCCGTCGATAAGGCCGCTACCGAGCTGCCCAACGACCTGCCCACCGCCCCCACGGTGAAGGAGGTAAACATTTCGGAGCAGCCGATTATGTACGTCAACCTCAGCGGCAACCTGCCCGCCGCCCAGCTCAAAAAGCT is part of the Hymenobacter chitinivorans DSM 11115 genome and harbors:
- a CDS encoding efflux RND transporter periplasmic adaptor subunit, whose protein sequence is MKYTTSAAVLAMAFLASCGGKQDPAAELAKLKKEQAANQAKITELEAKAGASGADKTEVKSTPVSVIKVAPESFKSYLEVQGRVDFDENANVSPRVPGVLTSIRVQRGDRVGKGQVLATQDASVLESGIAELRTRLDLARIVYEKQDRLWKQQIGTEIQYLQAKNNYDALQRSLATQQRQRAQYNVVAPFSGVVDDVPAKVGENGAPGVPVVRLLSGSGGKIIADISEAYANQIKVGDQALINIGDLGREDVPASVRVVSRTINPTSRTFSVEFRLNKAVPELRPNMVATVRIQNYTRANAMVLPVDLVQKDEQNSYVFVVEQKDGQKVAGKRVIKTGATYNGKIEVTQGLTANDQVISAGYQNLNEGQVVNL